A genomic segment from Maridesulfovibrio ferrireducens encodes:
- the rpsL gene encoding 30S ribosomal protein S12: protein MPTINQLIRKGREKQLKRKKTPALQACPQRRGVCTRVYTTTPKKPNSALRKVARVRLTNSIEVTAYIGGEGHNLQEHSVVLIRGGRVKDLPGVRYHIVRGSLDTAGVADRRKGRSKYGAKRPK, encoded by the coding sequence ATGCCAACCATTAATCAGCTCATTAGAAAAGGGCGTGAAAAGCAGCTTAAGCGTAAGAAGACTCCTGCTCTTCAAGCTTGCCCCCAGCGTCGTGGAGTATGCACTAGAGTGTATACAACCACCCCTAAAAAGCCTAACTCCGCACTGCGTAAAGTCGCACGTGTGCGTTTGACTAATAGCATCGAAGTAACCGCTTACATTGGTGGTGAAGGTCATAACCTTCAGGAACACTCCGTGGTACTAATCCGCGGTGGTAGAGTAAAAGATTTACCTGGTGTTCGTTACCATATTGTTCGCGGATCACTCGATACCGCTGGTGTCGCAGATCGTCGTAAGGGTCGTTCTAAGTACGGCGCTAAACGTCCTAAATAG
- the rpsG gene encoding 30S ribosomal protein S7 has protein sequence MPRKGPVPKRQILPDPVYGSQLATKFMNRLMFDGKKSVSEKIFYEALAFLGEKTQEDPIKAFEKAIENVKPHAEVKSRRVGGATYQVPVEVRPERQGSLAIRWLINQARSRGEKGMVARLSGEFLDAYNKRGGAVKKKEDVHRMAEANKAFAHYRW, from the coding sequence ATGCCTCGTAAAGGTCCAGTACCCAAGAGACAAATTCTTCCTGACCCAGTTTATGGTAGTCAGCTTGCAACTAAGTTCATGAATAGACTCATGTTCGACGGCAAGAAGAGTGTTTCTGAAAAAATATTTTATGAAGCTCTTGCATTCCTCGGTGAAAAAACCCAGGAAGATCCAATCAAAGCTTTTGAAAAAGCAATTGAAAATGTTAAACCTCACGCGGAAGTTAAATCACGCCGTGTCGGTGGTGCGACTTATCAGGTTCCAGTTGAAGTCCGTCCTGAGCGTCAGGGTTCTTTGGCTATCAGGTGGCTGATAAATCAGGCACGTTCCAGAGGTGAGAAAGGTATGGTCGCTCGTCTTAGTGGTGAATTCCTCGACGCTTACAACAAGCGTGGTGGTGCTGTTAAGAAGAAAGAAGACGTTCATCGCATGGCTGAAGCCAACAAGGCTTTTGCTCATTACCGTTGGTAA
- the fusA gene encoding elongation factor G has translation MSKKVTSDKQRNIGIMAHIDAGKTTTTERILYYTGVSHKIGEVHDGEATMDWMVQEQERGITITSAATTCFWKDYRINIIDTPGHVDFTMEVERALRVLDGAVAVFDAVAGVEPQSETVWRQADRYNVPRIAFINKMDRTGADFFRCVDMLRDRLGAKAVPLQIPIGNEDAYLGSVCLVTGKAYTYHDDTMGKDYSVEEIPADMVEQYESMRLEMIEAIAEENEELLDKYLGGDELTPEEIIKGIRAATISLKICPVLCGTAFKNKGVQPLLDAVIDYLPSPLDIPAMVGIDPDNGESIVCPCDIDKPLAALSFKLMTDPFVGHLTFLRLYSGKIVSGDTFINAASGKKERIGRLLKMHANKREEIKEAYAGDIVAAVGLKTMATGDTLAEMKKAVVLESLDIPEPVIEVAIEPKTKADRDLLSAGLAKLAKEDPSFRVKGDEETGQTLIAGMGELHLEIIVDRLLREFNVNANVGAPRVSYRETITKQVESNLKYAKQSGGRGQYGHVVITIEPNPEKEYEFVDEIKGGIIPKEYIPAVDRGIHDAMKNGVIAGFPLVDIKATLTYGSYHDVDSSEQAFYIAGSMALKDAVKKAGPQLLEPIMAVEVVTPDDYLGDVMGDLNGRRGKVSNMEGRANAQVIKCDVPLSEMFGYATDLRSKTQGRATFSMQFDHYEPVPASIAEELINKN, from the coding sequence GTGTCTAAGAAGGTTACAAGTGATAAACAGCGTAATATTGGTATTATGGCCCACATTGATGCGGGTAAAACTACCACTACTGAACGCATATTATACTATACCGGTGTTTCACACAAAATAGGCGAAGTTCATGACGGCGAAGCCACCATGGACTGGATGGTTCAGGAACAAGAGCGCGGCATCACTATCACTAGTGCTGCTACCACATGTTTCTGGAAAGATTACCGTATTAATATTATTGATACACCAGGTCACGTTGACTTCACAATGGAAGTTGAACGTGCTCTGCGTGTGCTCGATGGAGCTGTAGCAGTATTTGATGCTGTTGCAGGCGTTGAGCCTCAGTCTGAAACCGTATGGCGTCAGGCTGATAGATATAATGTTCCACGTATCGCTTTCATTAATAAAATGGACCGTACTGGAGCAGATTTCTTCCGTTGTGTTGATATGCTGCGTGATCGTCTCGGTGCTAAAGCAGTACCGCTTCAGATCCCAATCGGCAATGAAGATGCATATCTCGGTTCTGTTTGTCTCGTAACAGGTAAAGCTTACACATATCATGATGATACAATGGGTAAGGATTATAGCGTTGAAGAGATTCCAGCCGATATGGTTGAACAGTACGAGTCAATGCGTCTTGAAATGATTGAAGCTATCGCAGAAGAAAATGAAGAACTTCTTGATAAATATCTCGGTGGTGACGAACTTACCCCTGAAGAAATTATCAAAGGTATTCGTGCAGCTACAATCAGCTTGAAAATATGCCCAGTTCTGTGCGGTACCGCATTTAAGAACAAAGGTGTACAGCCACTGCTTGATGCTGTTATTGATTATCTTCCTTCTCCGCTTGATATTCCTGCAATGGTAGGGATTGATCCGGACAATGGCGAAAGCATTGTATGTCCTTGTGACATTGACAAGCCGCTTGCAGCTCTTTCATTCAAACTGATGACAGACCCCTTTGTCGGTCATCTTACATTCCTTCGTCTTTACTCCGGTAAAATTGTCAGTGGTGATACTTTCATCAACGCTGCCAGCGGTAAAAAGGAACGTATTGGTCGTCTTCTTAAGATGCATGCTAACAAGCGTGAAGAAATCAAAGAAGCGTATGCAGGGGATATCGTCGCAGCTGTTGGTCTTAAGACTATGGCTACCGGTGACACTCTTGCAGAAATGAAAAAAGCTGTAGTTCTTGAATCTCTTGATATTCCAGAACCAGTTATTGAAGTTGCAATTGAGCCTAAAACCAAAGCTGATAGAGACCTCCTTAGTGCTGGTCTTGCTAAGCTTGCAAAAGAAGATCCTTCTTTCCGCGTCAAAGGGGACGAAGAAACAGGGCAGACTCTTATTGCCGGTATGGGTGAACTTCATCTTGAAATCATCGTTGACCGTCTGCTTCGTGAATTCAATGTTAATGCTAACGTTGGAGCACCAAGGGTTTCTTATCGTGAAACCATTACTAAGCAGGTTGAGTCAAACCTTAAATATGCTAAACAGTCTGGTGGTCGTGGTCAGTACGGACATGTTGTCATTACCATTGAGCCTAATCCAGAGAAAGAATACGAGTTTGTTGATGAAATTAAGGGCGGAATTATTCCTAAAGAATACATTCCAGCAGTTGACCGTGGTATTCATGACGCCATGAAAAACGGAGTAATCGCAGGATTCCCCTTAGTTGATATCAAAGCAACACTGACCTACGGTTCTTATCATGACGTTGACTCCTCTGAGCAGGCTTTCTACATTGCCGGTTCAATGGCTCTCAAAGACGCAGTTAAGAAGGCTGGTCCACAACTTCTCGAGCCTATTATGGCTGTTGAAGTCGTTACTCCTGATGATTACCTCGGTGATGTCATGGGTGACCTTAACGGTCGTCGTGGTAAGGTCAGCAACATGGAAGGCCGTGCTAACGCACAGGTCATTAAATGTGATGTTCCTCTTAGTGAGATGTTCGGTTACGCAACCGATCTTCGCTCCAAGACTCAGGGACGTGCAACATTCTCCATGCAGTTCGATCATTACGAGCCGGTTCCAGCAAGTATTGCAGAAGAGTTGATCAATAAAAACTAA
- the rpsJ gene encoding 30S ribosomal protein S10, with amino-acid sequence MVSMTNDRIRIKLKAYDYRILDKAVTEIVDTARNTGAAIAGPIPLPTQIHRTTVQKSVHVDKKSREQFEMRIHKRLLDILEPTQQTVDALGKLSLPAGVDVEIKL; translated from the coding sequence ATGGTTTCTATGACTAATGATCGAATTCGTATCAAGCTCAAGGCTTACGATTACCGTATCCTTGATAAGGCTGTAACTGAGATTGTGGATACTGCCCGCAATACCGGCGCAGCTATCGCAGGTCCCATCCCATTGCCTACACAGATTCACCGCACAACAGTGCAGAAATCTGTGCACGTAGACAAAAAGTCTCGTGAGCAGTTTGAGATGCGGATTCACAAGCGTCTGCTTGATATCCTTGAACCCACCCAGCAGACAGTTGATGCGCTTGGCAAGCTTAGCCTGCCCGCAGGCGTCGACGTCGAAATTAAGCTATAG
- the rplC gene encoding 50S ribosomal protein L3, protein MAKTIGLLGKKLGMTRVFSDDGSIVPVTVLEIGPCPVIQVKTKEKEGYNAIQIGYDSLPERKVNKPSKGHQDKAGKGYFRHLREFPLESVADYELGQEISVDIFTPGEKVKVTGTSKGKGFQGVMKRWNFKGMKASHGVEKVHRSPGSIGHATFPGKVFKGKKMPGQMGNERVTVSNIEIVDVRTEENVLVVKGQVPGAKNGLVMIRKTS, encoded by the coding sequence ATGGCAAAAACTATCGGATTACTCGGTAAAAAATTGGGCATGACCCGCGTGTTCTCTGACGATGGTAGCATTGTACCAGTCACAGTACTCGAAATTGGACCATGCCCTGTCATTCAGGTTAAGACTAAAGAGAAGGAAGGCTATAACGCCATCCAGATCGGATACGACTCACTGCCCGAGCGCAAGGTGAACAAACCCTCTAAGGGACATCAGGATAAAGCCGGCAAAGGCTATTTCCGCCATCTGCGCGAATTCCCGCTTGAGTCTGTAGCTGATTATGAACTTGGCCAGGAAATCTCTGTTGACATCTTTACTCCAGGTGAAAAGGTTAAAGTAACCGGCACATCTAAAGGTAAAGGTTTCCAGGGCGTAATGAAACGTTGGAACTTTAAAGGTATGAAAGCATCTCACGGTGTTGAAAAAGTTCATCGTTCACCTGGTTCAATCGGCCACGCTACTTTCCCTGGTAAAGTCTTTAAGGGTAAAAAAATGCCCGGTCAGATGGGTAACGAGCGCGTCACTGTTTCCAACATTGAGATCGTTGACGTTCGCACCGAGGAAAACGTTCTCGTGGTTAAGGGACAAGTTCCTGGAGCCAAGAACGGATTGGTGATGATCCGCAAGACCAGCTAG
- the rplD gene encoding 50S ribosomal protein L4 — protein sequence MATITIYDQTKKEVGSMDLAPEVFEVPVKPEILNLVVRAQLAAKRSGTHATKTRAMKRGGGAKPWRQKGTGRARAGSTRSPLWRGGGVTFGPQPRDYSFKVNKKVRRLALKMALTSRFSEEQLMIIKDIDLPEIKTKLFAQVAETLGLYKALIIVKDADNKLLLSARNIPGIKMISADQINVYDILRHRQVVMLENAAQDLQERLK from the coding sequence ATGGCTACCATTACTATATACGATCAAACGAAAAAGGAAGTAGGGAGCATGGATCTTGCTCCGGAAGTATTTGAAGTTCCGGTCAAGCCCGAAATCCTGAACCTTGTTGTCCGCGCTCAGCTCGCTGCAAAGCGTAGCGGAACTCATGCCACGAAAACTCGTGCTATGAAACGCGGCGGCGGCGCCAAACCTTGGCGTCAGAAAGGAACAGGACGTGCACGTGCCGGTTCCACCCGTTCTCCGCTTTGGCGGGGTGGTGGTGTGACTTTCGGTCCACAGCCCAGAGACTACTCCTTCAAGGTTAATAAAAAGGTCCGTCGTCTTGCTCTCAAGATGGCTCTTACTTCAAGATTCAGCGAAGAACAGCTGATGATTATTAAGGATATAGACCTTCCCGAGATTAAAACTAAGCTTTTCGCTCAAGTTGCAGAAACTCTCGGACTTTACAAGGCCTTGATTATTGTCAAGGATGCTGATAATAAACTCCTCCTTTCTGCGAGGAATATCCCAGGCATCAAGATGATCTCCGCTGACCAGATAAATGTTTATGACATTTTGCGTCATCGTCAGGTTGTTATGCTTGAGAATGCAGCACAGGATCTGCAGGAGAGGTTAAAATAG
- the rplW gene encoding 50S ribosomal protein L23, with translation MDYTQILIKPVISEKATDIKETSNQVTFYVLPSANKVEIKKAVESAFDVKVDSVRVIRKRPGLRRKFGRVVGKQSGYKKAYVKLFAGEKIEFFEGV, from the coding sequence ATGGACTATACTCAGATTCTTATCAAACCGGTCATTTCGGAAAAGGCTACCGACATTAAAGAGACTTCTAATCAAGTCACTTTTTATGTGCTACCTTCTGCCAATAAGGTTGAAATCAAAAAAGCTGTTGAAAGCGCTTTTGATGTTAAAGTCGATTCCGTTCGTGTTATTAGGAAAAGACCCGGTCTTCGCAGAAAGTTCGGTCGCGTTGTCGGTAAGCAGTCCGGCTATAAAAAAGCTTATGTTAAGCTTTTTGCGGGCGAAAAAATCGAATTCTTCGAGGGAGTTTAA
- the rplB gene encoding 50S ribosomal protein L2 produces MATRKLKPTSPGRRFQTISTFDEITKSTPEKALTKGLTKKAGRNNNGRVTSRHRGGGTKRLYRIIDFKRNKVEVPATVASIEYDPNRSARIALLNYADGDKRYILAPVGLNQGDKIIAGEKADIKPGNALLLKNIPVGTIVHNIELHPGKGGQFCRAAGTYAQLVAKEGKYALMRMPSGEVRKVLATCCATIGQVGNIQHEKITIGKAGRNRWLGRRPKVRGVAMNPVDHPLGGGEGRSSGGRHPCSPWGMPAKGYKTRSKKKPSSKLIVKRRGQK; encoded by the coding sequence ATGGCTACTCGTAAACTGAAACCAACCTCACCTGGTCGCCGGTTCCAGACGATCTCAACATTTGATGAGATCACTAAGTCTACACCGGAAAAGGCTCTTACTAAAGGGTTGACCAAAAAGGCTGGTAGAAACAATAACGGTAGAGTTACCTCACGTCATCGTGGCGGTGGTACTAAGCGTCTTTACCGTATCATCGACTTCAAGCGTAATAAAGTTGAAGTCCCAGCAACTGTTGCTTCAATAGAATACGATCCCAACAGAAGTGCTCGCATCGCTCTGCTTAATTACGCAGACGGTGACAAACGCTATATTCTCGCTCCGGTTGGTCTCAACCAGGGTGATAAAATTATTGCAGGAGAAAAAGCCGATATCAAACCCGGCAATGCTCTCCTTCTTAAGAATATCCCTGTTGGTACTATCGTTCATAATATAGAATTGCATCCCGGTAAGGGCGGACAGTTTTGTCGCGCTGCCGGTACTTACGCTCAGCTTGTGGCTAAAGAAGGCAAATATGCTCTTATGCGTATGCCTTCCGGTGAAGTCCGCAAGGTTCTCGCAACATGTTGTGCTACCATTGGTCAAGTTGGAAATATCCAGCACGAAAAGATCACTATAGGTAAAGCAGGACGTAATCGCTGGCTTGGTCGTAGACCTAAAGTCAGAGGTGTTGCTATGAACCCTGTTGACCATCCACTCGGTGGTGGTGAAGGTCGTAGCTCCGGTGGTAGACACCCTTGCTCTCCGTGGGGTATGCCTGCTAAGGGATACAAAACACGTAGTAAGAAGAAACCTTCTTCCAAGCTCATCGTTAAACGCCGCGGGCAGAAGTAG
- the rpsS gene encoding 30S ribosomal protein S19: MPRSLKKGPFIDDHLLKKVVKAQDSGDRKVIQTWSRRSTIIPEMVGLTFAVHNGRKFIPVFVTENMVGHKLGEFSPTRTYYGHAADKKSKAKR; the protein is encoded by the coding sequence ATGCCAAGATCACTGAAAAAAGGCCCGTTTATAGACGATCATCTGCTTAAAAAGGTCGTAAAGGCTCAGGACTCTGGAGACCGCAAGGTAATTCAGACCTGGTCCAGACGTTCAACCATCATTCCAGAAATGGTGGGACTGACCTTCGCAGTTCACAATGGCCGTAAGTTTATTCCTGTCTTCGTCACAGAAAACATGGTAGGACACAAGTTGGGTGAGTTTTCACCTACTCGTACTTATTATGGACATGCGGCAGACAAGAAAAGCAAAGCCAAACGCTAG
- the rplV gene encoding 50S ribosomal protein L22, giving the protein MEARAIAKYMRISAQKVRLVAENIKGKPVEEALNILKFTPKKGAEMLSKVLYSAVANAEQIPGVDVDTLRVSVVKIDEGPTWKRIQPRAMGRAFRILKRTSHITVVVKES; this is encoded by the coding sequence ATGGAAGCTAGAGCTATTGCAAAATATATGCGCATTTCTGCACAGAAAGTGCGCTTGGTAGCGGAAAACATCAAAGGGAAGCCTGTTGAGGAAGCTCTCAACATACTGAAATTCACACCTAAAAAGGGTGCCGAAATGCTCAGTAAAGTGCTATATTCTGCTGTTGCTAATGCAGAGCAGATTCCCGGAGTGGATGTTGACACTCTCCGAGTATCCGTCGTCAAAATTGACGAAGGTCCTACTTGGAAGAGGATTCAGCCCAGGGCTATGGGACGTGCGTTCAGAATTCTGAAGCGTACGAGCCATATAACCGTCGTAGTAAAAGAATCGTAG
- the rpsC gene encoding 30S ribosomal protein S3 — protein sequence MGQKVHPYGFRLGYTKNWLSRWFSKKDYPAFVCEDDSIRKYVKEKIFHAGVAKIEIERAGGKIRLIIHTARPGIVIGRKGVEIEKLRNDLRQKYNKEFALEVSEIRRPETDAQLVAENIAQQLERRVAFRRAMKRTVGLARKFGAEGIKVACAGRLAGAEIARTEWYRDGRVPLQTLRADIDYGVARASTTYGVIGVKVWIFKGEILDHEVKQ from the coding sequence ATGGGTCAGAAAGTACATCCATACGGGTTCAGGCTTGGTTACACCAAGAACTGGCTTTCCAGGTGGTTCAGCAAAAAGGACTACCCCGCTTTCGTCTGTGAAGACGACAGCATTCGTAAATATGTTAAAGAGAAGATCTTTCATGCAGGCGTAGCGAAGATCGAGATCGAACGTGCCGGTGGCAAAATTCGTCTCATCATTCACACTGCTCGTCCCGGTATTGTTATCGGTCGTAAAGGTGTTGAAATCGAAAAACTCCGCAATGATCTTCGTCAAAAATATAATAAAGAATTTGCCCTTGAAGTAAGTGAAATTCGCCGTCCTGAAACAGACGCGCAGCTCGTTGCAGAGAATATTGCTCAGCAACTCGAACGCCGTGTAGCTTTCCGTCGTGCGATGAAACGTACTGTAGGTCTTGCTCGCAAATTTGGAGCAGAGGGAATCAAGGTTGCATGTGCTGGTCGTTTGGCCGGTGCTGAAATCGCTCGTACTGAATGGTACCGCGATGGCCGCGTTCCTCTTCAGACCCTTAGAGCTGACATTGATTATGGTGTTGCGAGAGCAAGTACCACTTACGGTGTCATCGGCGTTAAGGTCTGGATCTTTAAAGGAGAAATTCTTGATCACGAGGTGAAACAGTAA
- the rplP gene encoding 50S ribosomal protein L16 produces MLSPKKMKFRKRQKGRNKGKAQRGSTIAFGDIAIKTLEHGKLSNNQIEAARIAIMRHIKRGGQVWIRIFPDVPVTAKPAEVRQGKGKGSVVGWCAPVKPGRILYEVKGVDLALAKEALVRASHKLSVKTTIVVKEGL; encoded by the coding sequence ATGCTTTCACCTAAAAAAATGAAATTCCGTAAACGCCAGAAAGGTCGTAACAAGGGTAAAGCTCAGCGTGGTTCCACAATCGCATTTGGTGATATCGCCATTAAGACTTTGGAGCACGGAAAACTGAGTAACAACCAGATTGAAGCCGCACGTATCGCTATTATGCGACACATTAAACGTGGTGGACAAGTCTGGATCAGGATTTTTCCTGATGTGCCAGTTACTGCCAAGCCTGCTGAAGTCAGACAGGGTAAAGGTAAAGGTTCCGTAGTTGGTTGGTGCGCACCAGTCAAACCAGGACGCATTCTTTACGAAGTAAAAGGTGTAGACCTTGCGCTCGCTAAAGAAGCCCTAGTTCGTGCATCTCACAAGCTTTCTGTCAAGACTACTATTGTAGTTAAGGAGGGTTTGTAA
- the rpmC gene encoding 50S ribosomal protein L29, with protein MKTKELRELDTAALTEKLAAARLELFNLRFKHATAQLENTQRLVEVKKDIAKIQTLQREKELGA; from the coding sequence ATGAAGACTAAAGAACTACGTGAACTCGATACTGCTGCTCTAACTGAGAAACTTGCTGCTGCTAGATTGGAGCTTTTTAATCTCCGCTTCAAGCACGCAACTGCTCAGTTGGAAAATACCCAGAGACTAGTCGAAGTCAAAAAAGACATCGCCAAGATTCAGACACTTCAGCGTGAAAAGGAACTGGGAGCATAA
- the rpsQ gene encoding 30S ribosomal protein S17 has product MAELNLKGNRRVLSGKVVSDKGDKTIVVRVETLVKHPLYKKFIRRHTKFMAHDPANECVIGDKVQIVEFRPLSRRKRWHLDKILEKAV; this is encoded by the coding sequence ATGGCAGAGCTTAATTTAAAAGGAAACAGGCGTGTGCTTAGCGGTAAAGTCGTCAGCGATAAGGGTGACAAGACTATTGTCGTCCGTGTTGAGACTCTCGTTAAACACCCCTTGTATAAAAAATTCATTCGTCGTCACACCAAATTCATGGCACATGATCCTGCTAATGAATGCGTTATTGGCGATAAAGTACAGATTGTAGAATTCCGTCCCCTTAGCCGGCGCAAAAGGTGGCATTTGGATAAAATTCTGGAAAAAGCAGTTTAG
- the rplN gene encoding 50S ribosomal protein L14, giving the protein MIQTESRLDVADNSGAKKVLCIKVLGGSKRRYASVGDIIVVSIKEAMPHSKVKKGSVMKAVVVRTKKEIGRPDGSYIKFDNNSAVLLNSSMEPVGTRIFGPVARELRSSGFMKIVSLAPEVL; this is encoded by the coding sequence ATGATTCAGACAGAATCCAGACTAGACGTAGCAGATAACTCCGGCGCCAAAAAGGTTCTTTGTATAAAAGTCCTTGGGGGCTCAAAGAGACGTTACGCAAGTGTCGGAGACATTATTGTGGTTTCCATTAAGGAAGCTATGCCCCATTCCAAAGTGAAGAAGGGCTCTGTAATGAAAGCAGTCGTAGTACGCACCAAGAAAGAAATTGGTCGTCCTGACGGGTCTTACATCAAGTTTGACAATAACTCTGCCGTTCTTCTGAACAGCTCAATGGAACCAGTAGGGACTCGTATTTTCGGTCCCGTAGCAAGAGAATTGAGGTCAAGCGGCTTCATGAAAATAGTTTCTCTTGCTCCTGAGGTTCTTTAA
- the rplX gene encoding 50S ribosomal protein L24 — translation MNKIHVDDKVMVIAGKDKGKIGKVIKINRKKDTVLVEQVNTVSRHTKPNPYANQPGGIVEKEAPLHISNIQVVCPLCTKATRVGVRETNDGINVRFCKKCNEIID, via the coding sequence ATGAACAAGATACATGTTGATGACAAGGTAATGGTCATCGCCGGCAAGGATAAGGGGAAGATCGGCAAGGTCATAAAGATCAACCGCAAAAAGGACACTGTCCTTGTTGAGCAGGTTAATACGGTTTCTAGGCATACTAAGCCTAATCCGTATGCTAATCAGCCCGGCGGTATTGTTGAGAAAGAAGCCCCTCTTCACATCTCCAACATTCAGGTTGTGTGCCCATTGTGCACAAAAGCAACCAGAGTTGGAGTTCGTGAAACCAATGACGGAATTAATGTCCGTTTTTGTAAAAAATGTAACGAAATCATCGACTAG
- the rplE gene encoding 50S ribosomal protein L5, translated as MTRLEKIYTDKVASVLNKEFGYKSSMEIPCIKAISLNIGLGEASQNAKLIDGAVSELTALAGQKAVVTRAKKSIAAFKLREGMPVGARVTLRRDYMWDFLDKLVSFALPRVRDFRGIPDKGFDGRGNFTLGIKELTIFPEIRLDQIELTKGMNVTIVTSAKTDKEGKMLLELLGMPFKK; from the coding sequence ATGACACGTCTCGAAAAAATATATACGGACAAGGTCGCCTCGGTTCTTAACAAAGAATTCGGGTACAAGAGTTCAATGGAGATTCCTTGCATAAAGGCTATATCTCTTAACATTGGACTCGGCGAAGCAAGCCAGAACGCAAAGCTCATTGACGGTGCTGTATCTGAACTTACTGCTCTTGCAGGTCAGAAAGCAGTTGTCACCAGAGCCAAGAAATCCATTGCAGCATTTAAGCTGCGTGAGGGTATGCCAGTAGGCGCCCGTGTGACCCTTCGCAGGGATTACATGTGGGATTTTCTTGATAAACTCGTTAGTTTTGCGCTCCCGCGCGTACGTGACTTCCGCGGAATTCCTGACAAAGGATTCGACGGACGCGGTAACTTCACTCTGGGAATCAAGGAATTAACCATATTTCCTGAGATTCGGCTTGATCAGATCGAGCTTACCAAAGGGATGAATGTGACTATCGTCACCTCCGCTAAAACTGACAAAGAAGGCAAGATGCTCCTCGAGCTTCTTGGTATGCCCTTCAAGAAATAG
- a CDS encoding type Z 30S ribosomal protein S14: MARTALKVKARRKPKFKVRGYNRCPICGRPRAFLRKYGVCRICFREKALAGELPGVRKASW, encoded by the coding sequence GTGGCCAGAACAGCGTTAAAAGTTAAGGCTAGACGTAAGCCTAAGTTCAAGGTGCGCGGTTATAATAGATGTCCCATATGCGGACGTCCACGTGCATTCCTGCGGAAATATGGCGTATGCCGTATTTGTTTCAGGGAAAAGGCCCTCGCGGGTGAACTTCCCGGCGTGCGTAAAGCCAGCTGGTAA